Proteins from one Telopea speciosissima isolate NSW1024214 ecotype Mountain lineage chromosome 1, Tspe_v1, whole genome shotgun sequence genomic window:
- the LOC122649023 gene encoding cytochrome P450 94A1-like, with amino-acid sequence MFQLEFLASLLLVIFPLFFFFLKTSSFTQLRKIKKSSSSSSSQITTTTKFPKSYPLLGQSIAISANQERFNQWATQLLQDSPNGNILLHRPLGHLQLVTTNPANVQHILKNEFNLYPKGDFFRDTLTNFLGDGIFNADGDNWRFQRQISSHEFNTKSLRKFIETVVEDEVFDRLLPLLSEAASNNYVLDLQDILQRFTFDNVCKIAFGYDPACLSSSFPQPRSEFAEAFEAATQLSSERFHYIFPPLWKLKRALDIGSEKRLREANATVREFATKVVREKRRELEEKKSSLETQDLLSRILNSGHSDQLFATDMVISFILAGRDTTSAALIWFFLLVSRNPRVEEELMKELKEKPESLDYDHVKHVVYTHAAICETMRLYPPVPNDTKFAAADNVLPDGTFVKKGAGVTYFPYAMGRMEKIWGKDCMEFRPERWLDKEETETQNSPSAGKLKFVGKDPYTYPVFQGGPRICLGKDMAFLQMQRIVAGVMQKYRVVPAEKEFDPLFVSYLSSKMKGGFPVRIEERK; translated from the coding sequence ATGTTTCAGCTTGAGTTTTTAGCGTCTCTTCTACTAGTCATTTTCccactctttttcttcttccttaaaaCTAGCAGCTTCACTCAACTGCGAAAGATCAAgaagtcttcatcatcatcatcatctcaaATAACAACCACCACCAAATTCCCGAAATCATATCCATTGTTGGGTCAATCAATTGCCATTTCTGCTAACCAAGAGAGATTCAACCAATGGGCTACACAACTTCTTCAAGATAGTCCCAATGGAAACATCCTCCTACATCGCCCTCTTGGCCATCTTCAGCTCGTAACCACTAACCCGGCCAACGTCCAACACATTCTCAAAAACGAATTCAACCTCTACCCAAAAGGTGACTTCTTTAGAGATACTCTCACCAATTTCCTTGGCGATGGCATCTTTAACGCCGACGGCGATAACTGGAGGTTTCAGAGACAGATTTCCAGCCATGAATTCAACACCAAATCTCTCCGCAAGTTTATTGAAACAGTTGTGGAAGACGAGGTCTTCGACCGTCTCCTTCCCTTACTCTCCGAGGCTGCTTCTAATAATTATGTACTTGATCTCCAAGACATCCTTCAGAGATTTACATTCGACAACGTCTGCAAAATTGCTTTTGGTTATGACCCGGCGTGTCTGTCCTCATCCTTCCCACAGCCAAGATCAGAATTCGCCGAAGCATTCGAAGCTGCTACCCAATTGAGCAGCGAGAGGTTTCACTACATATTCCCACCCTTGTGGAAGCTTAAACGGGCACTTGATATCGGGTCGGAGAAACGTTTACGAGAAGCAAACGCAACAGTCCGTGAATTCGCAACAAAGGTTGTgcgagaaaagagaagagaactggaagagaagaaatcttCACTAGAAACCCAGGACCTCCTCTCAAGAATCTTGAACTCTGGCCATTCTGATCAACTTTTTGCTACAGATATGGTGATCAGCTTTATCTTAGCTGGCCGGGATACCACATCAGCTGCCTTGATATGGTTCTTCTTGTTAGTTTCTCGCAACCCTCGTGTGGAAGAGGAGTTGATGaaggagttgaaggagaagcCAGAATCTCTTGATTACGACCATGTGAAGCACGTAGTTTACACCCATGCAGCCATCTGCGAAACCATGAGGTTGTATCCGCCGGTCCCAAATGACACAAAATTCGCAGCCGCCGACAATGTTCTCCCCGACGGTACCTTTGTGAAGAAGGGAGCGGGAGTAACATACTTTCCCTATGCAATGGGAAGGATGGAGAAGATATGGGGCAAAGACTGCATGGAGTTTCGGCCGGAGAGGTGGCTTGACAAGGAGGAAACCGAAACCCAAAACTCACCTTCTGCAGGCAAATTGAAGTTTGTGGGAAAGGATCCATACACATACCCAGTGTTCCAAGGAGGTCCCAGGATCTGCTTAGGgaaagatatggctttcttgcAGATGCAGAGGATAGTTGCTGGTGTGATGCAGAAATATCGGGTGGTGCCGGCCGAGAAGGAATTCGATCCGCTTTTCGTTTCTTACTTGTCTTCCAAGATGAAAGGAGGTTTTCCGGTGAGGATCGAAGAGAGAAAGTGA
- the LOC122649024 gene encoding cytochrome P450 94A1-like, with protein MFQLESLASLLLVIVPLFIFFIKTSFSRVGKKKSLSPVVSSQTTTTKFPKSYPLLGQSIAISANQERFNQWATELLRDSSNGNILLYRPLGHLQHVTTNPANVQHILKNEFYLYPKGDFFRDILTNFLGAGIFNADGDNWRFQRQISSHEFNTKSLRKFIETVVEDEVLDRLVPLLSDAASNNYVLDLQDILQRFTFDNVCKIAFGYDPACLSPSFPQPKSEFAEAFEAATQLSSERFHYIFPPLWKLKRALDIGSEKRLREANATVREFATKVVREKKRELQEKKSSLETQDLLSRILNSGHSDERFATDMVISFILAGRDTTSAALIWFFLLVSRNPRVEEELMKELKEKPESLDYDDVKHVVYTHAAICETMRLYPPVPNDTKFAAADNVLPDGTFVKKGAGVTYFPYAMGRMEKIWGKDCMEFRPERCLEKEESSPSGKVKFVGKDPYTYPVFQAGPRVCLGKDMAFLQMQRIVAGVMQKYRVVPAEKEFDPLFVSYLSSKMKGGFPVRIEERKVASSE; from the coding sequence ATGTTTCAGCTTGAGTCCTTAGCTTCTCTTCTACTAGTTATTGTCCCActgttcatcttcttcatcaaaaCCAGCTTCAGTCGAGTGGGAAAGAAGAAGTCGTTATCTCCAGTAGTTTCATCTCAAACAACAACCACCAAATTCCCCAAGTCATATCCATTGTTGGGCCAATCAATTGCCATTTCTGCTAACCAAGAGCGATTCAACCAATGGGCTACTGAACTTCTTCGAGATAGTTCTAATGGAAACATCCTCCTTTATCGACCTCTTGGCCATCTTCAGCATGTAACTACTAATCCAGCCAACGTCCAACACATCCTCAAAAACGAATTCTATCTCTACCCAAAAGGAGATTTCTTTAGAGACATCCTCACCAATTTCCTCGGCGCTGGCATCTTTAATGCCGACGGCGATAACTGGAGGTTTCAGAGACAGATATCCAGCCATGAATTCAACACCAAATCTCTCCGCAAGTTCATTGAAACTGTTGTCGAAGACGAGGTCTTGGACCGTCTCGTTCCTCTCCTGTCTGATGCTGCTTCTAATAATTACGTACTTGATCTCCAAGACATCCTTCAGAGGTTTACCTTCGACAACGTCTGTAAAATTGCTTTTGGTTATGACCCGGCGTGTCTGTCTCCATCATTCCCACAGCCAAAATCAGAATTCGCCGAAGCATTCGAAGCTGCTACACAGTTGAGCAGTGAGAGGTTTCACTACATATTCCCACCCTTGTGGAAGCTTAAACGTGCACTTGATATTGGGTCGGAGAAACGTCTACGAGAAGCAAACGCAACAGTTCGTGAATTTGCAACAAAGGTGgtcagagaaaagaaaagagaactcCAAGAGAAGAAATCTTCACTAGAAACACAGGACCTCCTCTCAAGAATCTTGAACTCTGGCCATTCTGATGAACGTTTTGCTACAGATATGGTGATAAGCTTTATCTTAGCTGGCCGGGATACCACATCGGCTGCTTTGATATGGTTCTTCTTGTTAGTTTCTCGCAACCCTCGTGTAGAAGAAGAATTAATGAAAGAGTTGAAGGAGAAGCCAGAATCACTTGATTACGACGATGTGAAGCACGTAGTTTATACCCATGCAGCGATCTGCGAAACCATGAGGTTGTACCCACCGGTACCAAATGACACAAAATTCGCAGCCGCCGACAATGTTCTGCCGGATGGTACCTTTGTAAAGAAGGGAGCTGGAGTGACATACTTTCCCTATGCAATGGGGAGGATGGAGAAGATATGGGGCAAAGACTGCATGGAGTTTCGACCAGAGAGGTGCCTTGAGAAAGAGGAAAGCTCTCCTTCTGGGAAGGTGAAGTTTGTGGGAAAAGATCCATACACATATCCAGTGTTCCAAGCAGGTCCAAGGGTGTGCTTAGGGAAAGATATGGCGTTCTTGCAGATGCAGAGGATAGTTGCAGGTGTGATGCAGAAGTATCGGGTGGTGCCGGCGGAGAAGGAATTTGATCCGCTTTTCGTTTCTTACTTGTCCTCCAAAATGAAAGGAGGTTTTCCAGTGAGGATCGAGGAGAGGAAGGTTGCATCTAGTGAATAG